The Armatimonadota bacterium genome window below encodes:
- a CDS encoding class II fumarate hydratase, whose protein sequence is MSESRGNVRVERDSLGEMEVPAEALYGASTQRAVLNFPISGLRFPRAFLRALGLIKRYAAEVNAELGLLDARVAQAIVQAAQEVADGRWDDQFVVDIFQTGSGTSTNMNANEVIANRATELLGGSRGSRLVHPNDHVNLGQSSNDVIPTALHLAALTLLREELRPALQELLEVFRHKAEEFMPVIKTGRTHLMDATPIRLGQEFLGYAGQVERALRRLQKAEEELQELPLGGTAVGTGIGAHPEFARRVIARLSEALGMPLRETDNHFQAQACLDAVVFCSGALRAYATALMKIANDIRWMGSGPHAGLGELELPAVQPGSSIMPGKVNPVIPESVIQVCAHVLGNDLVVAVGNTWGNFELNTMMPVMTHNLLEAIVLLASASRNFARQCIAGLRATSRGPETVERGLMLATALAPVIGYDAAAKIAQEAARTGRTIREVARERTSLSEEELARILDPARMTEPGRAIAGAGG, encoded by the coding sequence ATGAGCGAGAGCCGGGGCAATGTACGCGTGGAGCGGGATTCCCTGGGCGAGATGGAGGTCCCCGCGGAGGCCCTGTACGGGGCCAGCACCCAACGGGCCGTCCTGAACTTCCCCATCAGCGGCCTGCGGTTCCCCCGGGCGTTCCTGCGGGCTTTGGGCCTCATCAAGCGGTACGCGGCAGAAGTGAACGCGGAGCTGGGGCTGCTGGATGCCCGCGTGGCGCAGGCGATCGTCCAGGCGGCCCAGGAGGTGGCGGACGGGCGGTGGGACGACCAGTTCGTGGTGGACATCTTCCAGACCGGGAGTGGAACCTCCACGAACATGAACGCCAACGAGGTGATCGCGAATCGCGCCACGGAGCTCTTGGGCGGGTCGCGGGGCAGTCGGCTCGTGCATCCCAATGACCACGTGAACCTGGGCCAGTCCAGCAACGACGTGATCCCCACCGCCCTGCATCTCGCCGCCCTCACGCTCCTGCGGGAGGAGCTCCGTCCTGCCCTGCAGGAGCTCCTGGAGGTCTTCCGGCACAAGGCGGAGGAGTTCATGCCCGTCATCAAGACGGGCCGCACCCACCTCATGGACGCCACACCCATCCGGCTCGGGCAGGAGTTCCTGGGGTACGCGGGACAGGTGGAGCGGGCCCTGAGACGCCTGCAGAAGGCGGAGGAGGAGCTCCAGGAGCTGCCCCTCGGAGGAACCGCGGTGGGGACCGGGATCGGGGCACATCCGGAGTTCGCCCGCCGGGTCATCGCCCGCCTCTCGGAGGCGTTGGGGATGCCCCTGCGGGAGACGGACAACCACTTCCAGGCCCAGGCGTGCCTAGATGCCGTGGTGTTCTGTAGCGGCGCCCTACGCGCCTACGCCACCGCCCTCATGAAGATCGCGAACGACATCCGGTGGATGGGCTCTGGCCCGCACGCGGGCCTGGGGGAACTGGAACTGCCTGCGGTGCAGCCGGGGTCCTCCATCATGCCCGGCAAAGTCAACCCCGTGATCCCGGAATCCGTGATCCAGGTCTGCGCGCACGTGCTGGGCAACGACCTCGTGGTGGCCGTGGGCAACACGTGGGGGAACTTCGAGCTGAACACCATGATGCCCGTGATGACCCACAACCTCCTGGAGGCCATCGTCCTGCTGGCCAGCGCCAGCCGGAACTTCGCCCGGCAGTGCATCGCGGGACTGCGGGCCACGAGCCGTGGGCCGGAAACTGTGGAGCGGGGCCTGATGCTGGCCACCGCGCTCGCCCCCGTGATCGGCTACGACGCTGCGGCCAAGATCGCT